In Euphorbia lathyris chromosome 2, ddEupLath1.1, whole genome shotgun sequence, the sequence TTTCGATACAGGTTAAAAAACCAATAGTTTCAGTTTAGTTAATTTAATTACCTAATGAGCGTACATTGGAAACTAAGCACTTGCAAGTGTTATCTATAAATGTGCTCCAAGAATACCCAATATGATGTTTGACCAATACACACGCACCACCATCATCTGACCGACAGGTTGGTGTGGTGTcaattatattttttgtaagaatttttatttaattaaataaaaaatccaaaaactaATTTTAGTCAAGTAATTAATTTCTAATTAGATTTTTTTGAACTCAACCAACGTTCTCCTAACCTCCCTCATCTTCCTCTCTACTCTCTCATGCATTAACATTAACTTTTCAATGGCAgaaaatatttttactttgatttTCTTCTCAgctttttttcttcaaaattgTGTAGTTATTCCTTTGAAGAATTATGGTTTGTGCAAATCAGAATGATATCTACAGTTTATTAACTGAACTGTTTTATCCCGGAGACTACTTGCTACTAATCTGCTTGCACTTCTTCAAGCAGTGCCACAAACGTCTTAAAGAGATGGCATAAAAAAATTGaggatataataataatttgagATATTAGTATCATTTAATTTATTACATAGAATAGAACTGTACCATTGCAGTAGGATTATTCATTATGCAGACCAAAACAAACGAAGTCTTGCACGTGATTTATCTAACGGACAAAACCTTATCATTCCATCAATGGTATGGTATGGGTTATAGTCTAGGATGACTTCAACTCAGCCTAGATTGGATTATGAAACCGCTTCCCCTGAAATTACGCGCAACTCAAAATCAAGAAATGTATGTATGTAAATAAGAACATGTTTTCGATTTTTCAACCACTTCTGGTTTACCTAAATTAGTGAAAGGAGAGATACTCTGCTCTCTTTCAATTATTTATTAGTTCGTTTGtctatattctatatatgaCTTCTATTAGATTAAACAAAAAAGTTGCCATAACCACTTGCAAACTATATTAAAGGGAAACAGACAGATAAAGAAACTGGAGATTTTACAATATGTTATCATAGTTCTGAATGTGCATCCTACTTAAAACGTATAATTTCTCAAGAAATTAGAAAACGATATTATAAAACGTCGTTTATTATAAACCAAAAACTTTTCTCTAGAAAGTCATGCATTAGTTAGTGctcttttgtttccatttttcgaAACTGACTTTTGTCTTTCAATACTAAACAGGAGATagaaagtgtttggtaaaattccaAAACAGCTGCTTTTTACTCAGCAAACAGCTAACAGGAACAGTTGAAACAAACGGACCCATAcctataaatttttcttttagttGGAATTAGAGTTGACAAAGGTAGTCGATTCCCATATACTTGCAACAAATAGATATAGAGATCAATAGAGATGACTATTTCTGAACTACCATATACTCCGCAACAAATagatatacagtaaaacctctatataggaatacacttgggaccgaactatttgtataacaattgggaggttattactaaatagagtttggtataataaaaattttcaacacatataattttaaattttaaataataccaCTTGAAATTGGTTAAGATTATCATAGGCATacatggtttatatataatgtataacaatagacattaatggaataaattaaatatttagaatttcaatttagagtttaggttttcaatatatagataattgaaagagttttatgggaaaaatataaacatcaatgtactaaatatttataatttcaagttgtagtttggGTTTCCAACTcgtaaataatttaaatagttttttttttaatattttatgatttagtttgaattcttaatatatacatataaatatataattattactatatggAGGCATAatttctaaaggtgggacttgaaaagtgtataacaaataacgtttgggaggttattcctatttataactggcccaagttgggaccgagtttttttataacaaaatagaggttattcctatatagagtattcatATATAGAGATTTTACTGTAGATCAATAAGGATGACTATTTCTGAACTAATAATCTATAAAGACAATTCGACTAACACAATCCGTTTGACAAAATTATTGTTTTTGATGCACTTTTATCATATATAAACGAATAAAATATATGGATAGAAAACATGATTATCATATAATACAAATATGTGAGAGAAGACACTCATATAAGTTCTAAAAGAATTGGGAATGGGTATCCATCTTTTCCATCAACTTTAGTTTAATAGACATTCAATGCTTTCATGATTTTCATAAAACTTTCTAAAGTATCATCATGTGATTAAATTTAATACTTTTCTAAAAATAGGTATCTGTAGGTTATTCTTTTCAATCTTTTATTTCAGCCTTCGTATATTTCATGTGATTAAATTTAATGCTTTTTAGAAACATTAATCTAATAATCAATACATGTTTAAACACCTAAAAACTGGATACTAATATGACTACAAGtacaatttttaaattttacatATATCACAAAACAGGGAAAAGAcagaaagaacaagaaaaagttaTATCTGATGAGCTACACAGACCTAAAAAGCTATGTTCGAAGTTGCATTATTAAAGTCATAAGTTATTTCTAAATTAGAAGATAAAAATCAGATCCAATTTAATTAGTGCACAAGTGAAATCACTATAAGCACCATAAAACACTTTTAGTGGACTGAAGTGATTAATTATGCAAATGAAAAATAGTTCTTTGTATTCTAATGGAAAAATCACTTCAAAACAGCATGTGTAAATTGGTAGTATAAgtagaaagagaaaaaaatctTTTGTATATCTAATaagtatatttattatattaattaggtAAATGGGTGGATTGggttagggtaaattacatccatgattCCAAAACTATAGCGCTATTAACATTATagtcactaaacttcaattcatGATATAAATGTCCTTGAACTTTACAATATTGTAAAGTTAAGCtctaaattacagaaaaattcatttaaaaaatattaacaaaatGATGACCTATACAAGTTTGATTACATCATTGATCATTAACTCTCTTTTTTATCCATATGACCCTAATTATAGTCGAATACCTATTTTCAAGTCAtcattcattaattttttttatcggattttctttgatttggacTTGAATGTAATAATATTGTAAAGTTCAAGAATTTTTATGCTATGAAATAAAGTTTAGGGGCCGTAATGTTAATAGCGTTATAGTTCAGGGGCTGTAGATGTATTTTACCCATTATATAATTTACCTACTCATTTGCCACCCCAGTTGTAAGTGTGCATGTACTCCCCAGGAAACAAACAGGTATTGCCATATTGGAGTAATTCTAAATAGCACTTAAATGCATGCATATCCTCAAGAGCCATAATAATACATGATAATagttttacaaacaatagaTATATGCAGCATAAACTGCATAAGGCCTTAACTAGCATAGATGCATTAAAGAAAAGATAAATTCTAAAATGCaataaatactaaatcataTCCATAATCTTAATCATAAACTTTAAATGCAATAAATCCCAAGTCAACTACTCTGATTCTTGCACAATCATATAATTCATAGTAGAAAATTTAAAGTTCAACCAAAACCTAAGTTAGCTATAGGCCTATAATTACTTTTCATCAAGACTCCAAATTCAGTATCTCCatactaaaaaagaaaaaacaaacttCCATAGATTCATATTTCTTatgtttcttttcttcttctttttctgttttgttttttgCTTTGTGGTTTCAACAGTGTTCATTCATTTTCTtccttgtttattttttttcttgtttattTTGGACACCATATGATATTCTAATGGACGGTGGAGATTAacatctaaatgaatataaaatCCTTCAAAAGTCCTAGGTCAAAGAGGCGTGCCTAAGCGCGAGCCTTTTAACCAGAGTCTGCCTTTGATATTCTGAGGCGCTAGGCCTAGAACCTTCGAAACACAGCCTGCCTTTGGCATTCTGAGGCACTAGACCTAGAGCCTCATAAGCCTGGAGACTGAGGTGCGCCTTTCGTAACTATCTTAACTAGTCACAAATTTAGATGTGGATGAGTGATCACACTGAGATGAGTTGCCAGAAAAGTACTAGCAAAGGCAGGCtataaattcttaaaaaaatacttTAAGGACCCACTCCACTAACCACACAAGAGTGCCCATAATTACCATTCAAGAATAGACTCAAATGTAAGCAAAATTTTAGACTGACCAACCAAAAATAAGATGCAAATGGACTTCCGTCTACCTCCAAAAAGCACATAGAATACACCACATGCAAACAGATCAtttcaataataaattacactAGAAACCAAATAAAAGCGTGATATGAGTAGGAGAAggggagagagaaaatttacCATGCATTCTCTTGACAAATTGTTCAAACTCCATGAAATTATGCTTCTCCATCAGTACTGGATTGAGTCTGAGGTAGGTGAAAGCTGATAAATGCCTACCATCTGGATCATTCCAGGGCTTGGCATTTCCTAATATCTTGTTGTAACCCTCTCTGTCATAGCAAGGTAGAGCATTCTCACTCGCAACAGGTATGCAGGCATCCCATGCAGAATTTAACACCTGgagattaaaaagaaaataaaaagactaGATTTGGACTTCAATACAATccaattttctaaaaaaatactaCACAATCATTGTCTATTCCAAGGACACTGGTCCAGGAAATTGTTGGACACATTACATAGAATATCACTGCAAAATGTTCCAATCTTATCCTCTCTCACCACCAATTGAACTTATAAAAATGGAAAGTAATATGACAAACTTGTATTTGTGCATTTGTTACCTGCCAAACCAACCCCTCTGGATCTGCTAGTGCCTCTGGAAAGTCCTCATGCTGATCCAAGGTGCGCATTTCCACACAGGTGAAGTTAAGTCCAACCCCATGCTTACTCAGCATGGCTGAAATTGGAGCATAGCCATCGCGATTTGCAGGGTTGTAAAATCCAGCAGTCAGCTCAGCAGCATGACTAGCTGTTTTATACCACCAATGAATACCTGAGACCTGCACATTGATCGCAAATATAGTTAAGAATCTTAGCATAAGAAATGACAAGGAAAAGCATTTGCGATTGAAAATGAAATTTGTTTCTCCACCAAAGAATGAGACTTGTAAAGAGGCACCCCACCTTTGCAGAAATACAAGTGCCTTCAAAAGCTAAATTGGCCAGAGCAAGCACACGATCACCATGGTCAATCAAAACTCGAGAATACCAATTCAGGAAGAACCTTCCATAATAGCTATCATAATCACCACCATCACGAAAAAACCCAGTCTCATGTGGTGCAGAATTATAGGAACCAGCATTATCTGGAACTTTAGACCAGAATGAGTGTCCCCTCTCTTCTGCTGCTTTACTCAGACTCTTCATCAAGTACTTGTCATAACACTGAGCTGAAAAGTGGTGTATCAACTCATGGAACAATATCATGATTGTAACAAAAATGACAAACAAAAGATCCTACTGAGACAACTCATAACTATTATTCACCTAGCAAAAACTATCAAATAGTTATTCAAGAATGTACCATCGTGTCAATAATATCAAATATTGAACTTCAGTGTGGTGAAGCAAGCTGAATATTTCTTAGTAATTCAAGAAATACCTGGAATTCACCAATACCAGGATACTTCCACCCATGCTTTGCAGGATAGGAGGGATAGCGTAACTCTCCACATGCACCCAATCCAATTTCTATCTCAGAGATAACTCCATCTTcaaaaaaatcatcaaattctACACGAAAGCTTCTCATGTAGTCAAAGTAAACCTGTACTTGTTTTATCAAAGCAAAATCCTTCAAGttcaaaattatttaatttacttCTAGATATACATGTCAGGAGCAAGGTAATATCACATAACATAAGTCTAGATAGAGAGAATTCTTGATTGCCTAACTACCAAAACCACAGACACAACTTATACAGGAACTGTAAAAGAAAGTTCTTCTGAATTACTGGCGCACTACAGGGTGAAATACAAATATTTTCATATAAATTTGGAGAAGCTTTAAGAGAGCATGATTTCTTGGTAAAAATACATGAAAGTAATTTATGTTTCAAGGAATTGATGCACAAGGTCAACCAACAGAGGAAAATAAATTATCATATCAATTTTTCATCTTCGATATGGGATTAATGAGCGACAGATATTAACTACAGCTTAATAAAACAGTACCTCAACAGCTGTACGGCCTTTCAGAATCCTTTCTTTGTCAATTCCCCAGGTGAGGCATTCTGCATTGCGTCTTCCTTCTCTATCGGTGAAATAAATATCAGGATTTGTTTGACCAATTTCTGTCACCCAATGAGGAAGTGGAATATGTATATCATCACCAACATTGCCTCCACATTCATGAAATGACATAACAACCTGAAGCCACATTAGGATAAGAATAGAATGACAAAGTTAGACACGGTTCTTGTTTGATCTGTGTGCCGAAATTTATGCTTATATTCGACCATGAAACGCCAATATGATAACAGGAATTACAAGTATAGTGCATAATTGTGATCCTGGTCTGGAATCTAGAGAAATGATAATGATAAGAGATATTTCAAGGTTGAGAGAATTCAAGGGtgtatatatacaaattaaatGACTTGCTCCAAGATTCCAAAGGTAAAAGTACATCATTAAGGATAGATAAAGCCATAAATCCAAGAAGAAACAACTGATGATTTAACATATTCATGTGTCCTCAAACAAATTTGAATCCATGTGTCATGGAACCATCttagctaaaagctcaagcttatagttaaaggtccacttcatattaatagctgacacacccccacacgcgaaagcacacttgggcttgaagcgtgacaacacaggcccatattaccatgtcctgcaaataactcaacaaatggggctgccaAGAATCGAACCCAGGACCACTTGGTcacactggctctgataccatgtcatggaaccatcttagctaaaagctcaagcttatagttaaaggtccacttcatattaatagctaGCAGATATTATAAAAGAATtgctaataataattatataaagtgCTGCAACATATAAAGAGAAGTACACACAAAAATCCATGTGGTTTTGAGCATTTGCAAATAGAGGAATGTGTTAATTTTCATTGAAAAGAAACTCGATGTCATTTACAccattagcaaaaaaaaaaaaaaaaaaaaatttactagCACCATTTGACAAGTCATCAAGTCAACATGTCCTGTAAATATAAGCAATGACTAACAGTTGATTAAATTCCTTATTTTGCAACGGTGTGACAGGGTTCCCTttgcacaaaaaaaaatgattatttgCAGAAAGATTACATAAACGAGAAGAAAATGGAATATCAACCACAATTCTAAAGGTCTGCACAGTAAGCAGAACAGAACAAGATCCTACTCACCTGCAACTTAAGTTGAAGTTCACGGACAATCTGAAACAGCCTCCTGTAGCCACTCCAGTTATATACCTGAGGGGCATGACCTTCAACTATTCCCCACCAACAATCAACCATAACACCATCAACCTTAGCATGTTTCAGAATCTTTAGCTCATCTCGAAGACTTTCAGGATCAACCAACTCACAGTTCATATTGATGACACCCAACTGCAATTTCCCCGTATATGAGAGAACACAGaagtaatatatatatgatgAAGTACTAAAATGCAGTAAATAATCTTGCATTTTAGCAGGCATCTAGAAACAACTATCCAGTCCTCGAAGCTATGATTCATTGAATgaaaaacaacaaaacccaTATGTATTGAACACACCCCAAATATAATGAAAAGAATCCAATCAAATATAATGAAAGAAAGTGGAATCAGTAAGCTTACAGGCAACATCACGTACACAGGAACATAAGCTGTGCCAGTATAATCACGCTCCAGCACTGGTGGATGTACGTTCGCAACCTACCCGAAcaaaatatatttcaaattgAATCCCTAACTATGTAATAAGCATTTTTCATAATATAATACGAAAATAATCTTACCTTCTCGCTCTCGACACCAATACCATCCACATCCACCGAATCTCCATTCCCGATAAGAGGATCATCCTCAGCTCCGTCTAAAGGGTTTCCCAGCGCAGCCAAATGTCGAGTACGGTCATGAGACAAAACGAGACCATATCTGAAACGCTGCGGATTAAAATCTGACGACCAGCGGCGCAATCTACAGATAGAAACTACAGAGGATTGGTTACATGATAATGAAGAATCTGGTGTGGCATTAGAGACCACACCGGAAAGCCTCGAGAAGTGTGGGAGCTGAATTGACGAAACCGGCATTATAATTTCTTCACTGAAGTATATAAGATACGAGCTCACTGTCGAAATGAGACGTTATCAGCGATATTCATAACAAATATATAGGAGTACTTCCAGACAGCTGCATTAGCTAGAACTAAGATTTGCttatttcttttctaaactcagttTCCCACAGCCCGATTTTGCGCATTTTCTCGGGAACCAAACGGATAGAGAGAAAGTGGCGGGGAAAGCAAAGGAACCTTGTGACAGATGGTTTACGGATCCGAGATGAATAGCATTAAAAATCGATCTTAAGAGACATTTTTAGACCTTTTGGAAGCAAGGACACGTGGGTTCAAATCCACCGCCGACGTCTTACTGCTAGATTATGATCTAGACTGTAGATCATGTGTTGATGTAACTGAGATATTACTTATTAGAAACAGAAGATctgtgtttaaaaaaaaaaaaaaagaaaaagaaagaaacagaAGATCTCAAATTTAATATGGTTTGAAGGGCAGTGCAGATTTAGTTTTAATATGTGAAAGgtgtaaaatcaattttaattcgtaacgttttaaaataaaatcaattttaatattgtgCTATTTGAAAATTCGAaaagattaatttaattattatttaattatcacgatcgaaaattttaaataaatttattgataGATTAAACCAATTTTATAactggaggctatcaacaggatttcggatagacaggctgtttgtcttaagagtcagaatctcattaaagccatcttgaggcttcgtcctgccttcgattctcttaccttctcccatatttatagggagcaaaaccgcgtggcggatcgcttggcagctgctgggcatggggggatgttaggtgtttctaccctttccgttcctccttcttttctgttaccttctcttcttgaggataggattggggtcagtcttcctagactgatcccgggttaggtttttgtttgtttgttttttttcttccattcttaccaaaaaaaaaaccaattttataaatttttattgttttttattatattaataacacagtagtAAATAGTAAATGTTTTAGATATGTTCATAATAAAAATTGTGAATAATTTATAtgtatcaatttattttttagcattttaaaagagtttttgtaattttattggTAATACATTCAATgttttagatataattgatagTTTGAAGGTCGAAGTGACAATTAAATACCAATCAAATAGAGTTTTTTCGGTAACGTATGGCTAAAATTACTTTTTGCATGATTTAACAAGTTAAGGCTAATATGCATTTTACTTAAGATGTTTGGGTTAAATTTGTTCTTTATCCCTAAATATTACCATCCATCtcaaaataattgtcacatttaaccaaatcacacatattaaaaaaaattattgatttGAATTAAATTTATGGAACATGGATTAAAATACAATTTACCTctctttattaataattatcatttttatatatCATTGAACCACTCTTATGAAAAATTATTAGAAGTACTCATTTTCCATGTCAAATGGATTTGCCGTATGTAATATGGACGGACACATATTATAAAAGGTATCGCTGTTTTAAATATTAAGTGCAGTCATAATAcatgtgtccaaatgtgaattgagaGTCCTCCAAGTGACATAAAAGATATgttgcttaatataagaactcacatgaattttcacatgcaccttaatgagcaagtgaatttgctcatttaccgttagatctaggcttattaaatctaagcctcgggatgctttgaatctccaccttaggattctaataagcctagatctaatagtgaatgagcaaattctacatgctcattaaggtacATGTGATCAAGAatgaaaactttttttttataataatactaatatttcattaaatcaTAACATTGCAAGTACACAAGAGAccagtaaggaataaaaccttatataCATATAGGCTAAGCCTAATACAAAGTCCACGGGCAAAAACATGACTATTAAAAGCAAGAATCAAGACCGAAAACTTAAAATGACATAAAGTGTAATTAATATTAAACTCatgaaaatcatcatttttagcaTGATTTTTCTCTTCGCGGACTTCACATAACCGTTTTATGCGAAGCTAAATCGTCCATTTTTGTTCCATTTCTCTTTTAAGCTTGCTAACACGAtttaatttttgtgaaggtggttgaataacAAAAGCATCAATCACAGTAGGCGGTATGATTTTTCTTGCTTCTGTAAAGCTTGGAAGCACCCTGATTTTTTTTGCTTCTGTAAAGCCTGGAAGCACCTCAATTTTTCTTGCTTCTAGTTCCTTCTGCTTCTAgaatttagggtttagggtttgaattattgttgcaatattgttgtaaattttgataatgttatgattttaatgttgttattgttgcaatcttgttataaattttgataatattagaattattgttgcaaccttattgttataatttaaatgttatataccacttcgtaTATTTCGTAATTTGTGAAGGATGCGAAGATAATACTGCTTAAAATTATGACTTTTACTttgcatattgcgaaatctgcaAAGTAAAAGTCATTATGCGAATTAATATTACCTTCTCAGGCTTCGCATATTGCAAAATATGCGAAGTAACTTTCATGTCCTTAATCAATATTGTCTTCGCATATTTTGCAATATACGAAGTCAGACTAAAGGGGGAAAGAAAAAATACTAGAATtttctaagtgttatatatatatgaaggataTTTTGGAAATCACAAAAATATAGTATAGATAAGTAATGGATTGagtaattggtctaaatatgtaaatgagtctcccatttgatccaattttgtaatttttcctatttttttttttggtaaattacaccaatgatcTTTAACCATTTAACATTATGGtgactgaacttcaattcttaacagtatggtcactgaattttatcttttttaacaccggcggccactcaacgcctcaaaacgaccattgacgggctgaaaataaaaaattcgaagagttaatgatattctaagaaactttaattcttgaaattttttgttttggggtcatttaggtgttgtttggttaggacaGAGAAAATGaacttttagagagagaaagctccaaaaaatgtgattttggaaaataaaaaatgtggtttcatagtaaatgtcgttatgaacaactttaattcttgaatattttcattttgagttcgttaacggtcattttgagactTGGTTAAAGTCGAGTGGCTATcagtattaaaaagtgtaaagttttaATGGCTATACCTTCAatttaaagttgagtggccataatattaaaatgggcaAAATTCAATCGTGGGTGGAATTTACCCCTTTTTTTTACTGTGTTTTTACTTTAGAATGTACATAATATATTTCACTTTTAGATTGTATTCGAAAATATATGAAACTCAAAATTATAAGAAtgaaatatgataaaaaaaaaatttataaaagcaACAAACTTTCTGTTATAAAAATTTACTTTAAAATAGAAAGTTACAAATTTTAGTTATTCAATTGGTAACCtaactaacaacaacaacaaagccttagtctcgaaatgattcggggtcggttAACATAAACCATTATATAAAAccttgaaatcaagtcgtgtcagcgacacaaattctctccctccactctttcttatccactaccatattttcctcaatccccaataaactcatatcactatcgatcaccctcctccaagtttgcttaggtcttcccctacccctcaccactacatccctttgccactcttcagtcctcctaaccggcgcatcaagcgctcttcgtcttatatggccaaaccaccttagtcggttttctctcattttattctcaatagatgtaacccctacttttgtcctaattatttcattactcacccgatcctttctcgtatgaccacacatccatctcaacatacgcatctccgccaccgacatcttatgagtgtgacagtgtttcactgcctaacactccgtaccatataacaatgctggtctgattgccgtgcggtagaattttcccttcaatctatttggcatgtcggggtcacaaaggaaatcCGTAgctcttccacttcgcccaaccaaatttaatcctatgagccacatatccatctacttctccatccgttaggataatagatcctaaataccgaaagcaatctgatgcctgaacaactctcccatctagggtgattgtccctgcctccctactaaTTATATTAGGTTACTGATTATATTCGGTTTGGTTTCCTCTTTTTTATAGGACTGAACGCTGGTCATGGcacagagaaaaagaaaaaccaatGTTTCCCGACGAAGAGGCAGGCGCATATAACTTATTATAAGTATATTATGAAACAGGTTACCCGGACTATAAATAGCCCACAAACGTTTTCAACCCAATCAATCTTTTTGAAGCCTTCACTATTTTACAATTTATGTCAGCACTTAGTCCCACCAGAAGGAAATTATAAACTTATTACCAACATGGATTAGTTCTTAAGACTTCTCCGCTCACTAGAATACTGTCTTACGCGGTACCTGGTCTCAGACCGGACAGAACAAAACTACTCTCTAGCTCCTTCTATAGCTAATCGAGGAGAAGTTCTCGAGACATCCCTGGTTGTTACCGTTTTTTAAGTAAACTCTTGTCACTCCTACCTCAGGTTATCAGGTATCAGGAAATTCGATCCTCATAACCATAAGAAAGGAAAACTCCTAGCTTAAAAGAAAAGCTCATAGCTACAGGCTGCCCAGCTTTCCTTCTAGCCAATCCCGTGCCCAACTCTTGGGTAGAAACTCATCCCATCGCGATTTGGGAACTCACACAACATCCTTAATTGAATGGTGCCACTTTACCTTTGACATCAGGCATCCCGAACATGGTAAAAGAGGCTTAAAAAGAGCATGATCTATGACGCCCGACAAGCTTAGATGTTATACCCACCTATGCACCTCTGAACTCAAGAGCTTGAGTGAGTGACCGGTAGGAATGAGGCAATATCCCTTCTAACCCTATGAGGGGCGTAGCAGATTTGGGAGTTCATCTATCAACCACTTTTTGTGCATCCCGCGTTC encodes:
- the LOC136216935 gene encoding beta-amylase 2, chloroplastic → MPVSSIQLPHFSRLSGVVSNATPDSSLSCNQSSVVSICRLRRWSSDFNPQRFRYGLVLSHDRTRHLAALGNPLDGAEDDPLIGNGDSVDVDGIGVESEKVANVHPPVLERDYTGTAYVPVYVMLPLGVINMNCELVDPESLRDELKILKHAKVDGVMVDCWWGIVEGHAPQVYNWSGYRRLFQIVRELQLKLQVVMSFHECGGNVGDDIHIPLPHWVTEIGQTNPDIYFTDREGRRNAECLTWGIDKERILKGRTAVEVYFDYMRSFRVEFDDFFEDGVISEIEIGLGACGELRYPSYPAKHGWKYPGIGEFQCYDKYLMKSLSKAAEERGHSFWSKVPDNAGSYNSAPHETGFFRDGGDYDSYYGRFFLNWYSRVLIDHGDRVLALANLAFEGTCISAKVSGIHWWYKTASHAAELTAGFYNPANRDGYAPISAMLSKHGVGLNFTCVEMRTLDQHEDFPEALADPEGLVWQVLNSAWDACIPVASENALPCYDREGYNKILGNAKPWNDPDGRHLSAFTYLRLNPVLMEKHNFMEFEQFVKRMHGEAVS